CGTCGAGGGCGACCACACGATATTCGTGGGGCGCGTGGAGCGCGCCCACGTCGGCGCCGGCGAGCCATTGATCTACTACCGCGGTCGTTACGACCGCCTGTCAGGAGCGAACTCGTGATATCCATCCCGCTCTCGCGTCCCCCGATCGACGACGAGATCAAGCAGGCGGTGCTGGCCGCGATCGATGGACGCCAGTACATCCTCGGCCCCCAGTGCAAGGCGCTCGAGACGGAGCTCGCCA
This region of Candidatus Methylomirabilota bacterium genomic DNA includes:
- a CDS encoding flavin reductase family protein; translated protein: MFVGRVERAHVGAGEPLIYYRGRYDRLSGANS